From a single Vibrio toranzoniae genomic region:
- a CDS encoding helix-turn-helix transcriptional regulator: MENQEKNKRAYTEQETSTYIGMSRSFLRQARMEGQRKNRTDAPPFIKIGRAVRYLKEDLDRWLDNHTKRDHLSQEECFHA, translated from the coding sequence ATGGAAAACCAAGAGAAAAACAAACGCGCTTACACAGAGCAAGAAACCTCGACTTACATCGGCATGAGCCGTTCATTTCTACGTCAAGCACGTATGGAAGGGCAACGTAAAAACAGAACGGACGCGCCTCCCTTTATCAAGATTGGGCGTGCGGTTCGTTACCTTAAAGAAGACCTAGACCGTTGGCTCGATAACCACACTAAGCGAGACCACTTATCACAAGAGGAGTGCTTCCATGCTTAA